From the genome of Gracilinanus agilis isolate LMUSP501 chromosome 2, AgileGrace, whole genome shotgun sequence, one region includes:
- the SRP14 gene encoding signal recognition particle 14 kDa protein, translating to MVLLESEQFLTELTRLFQKCRSSGSVFITLKKYDGRTKPIPRKGSVEGFEPSDNKCLLRATDGKKKISTVVSSKEVNKFQMAYSNLLRANMDGLKKRDKKSKNKKSKATQ from the exons ATGGTACTCCTGGAGAGTGAGCAG TTCCTGACGGAGCTGACCAGGCTCTTCCAGAAGTGCCGATCGTCGGGGAGCGTGTTCATCACCCTGAAGAAGT atGATGGTCGGACTAAACCCATTCCACGGAAAGGGTCTGTGGAAGGCTTTGAGCCTTCAGACAATAAGTGTTTGCTAAGAGCTACTGATGGGAAAAAGAAGATCAGCACTGTG gtGAGCTCTAAAGAAGTGAATAAATTCCAGATG GCCTACTCTAACTTGCTGAGAGCCAATATGGATGGGCtaaagaagagagataagaagagcaaaaacaagaAGAGCAAAGCCACACAGTGA